A region of Rhodanobacteraceae bacterium DNA encodes the following proteins:
- a CDS encoding Cell division protein ZapE: protein MDAGFDEAVSRPSVLHARGVAAGRWQDDPAQHAALAAFDRLHAALLAPRPGAFARLRARVSGRAAPMRGLYLWGAVGRGKTMLMDQFAASLPRGVARRVHFHRFMLDVHAHLRALGEVRDPLPRVAAGIAARARALCLDEFMVTDIGDAMILDGLLRALFERGVVLVATSNTPPRDLYRNGLQRERFLPAIASIEQHCEVLELASPHDWRLRALTRAPVYLTPDDARAEAALARLFNELAQQGVVQDDVELKINDRAFRAHRVCAQAAWFDFAALCDGPVGSADYIELARTYPAILISRLPQFTPFNEDAAQRFVRLIDELYDRRVKLAMTAQAPAVELYDGKRLRAEFARTESRLIEMQSHEYLAEAHRQDGGPPATSG, encoded by the coding sequence GTGGATGCCGGGTTCGACGAAGCGGTCTCCCGGCCGAGCGTGCTGCATGCGCGCGGCGTGGCCGCGGGACGCTGGCAGGATGATCCCGCGCAGCACGCCGCGCTCGCGGCATTCGACCGCCTGCACGCGGCGCTGCTGGCGCCGCGCCCCGGCGCCTTCGCGCGGCTGCGCGCGCGGGTGAGCGGACGCGCGGCGCCGATGCGCGGCCTGTACCTGTGGGGCGCGGTCGGCCGCGGCAAGACCATGCTGATGGACCAGTTCGCGGCGTCATTGCCGCGGGGCGTCGCGCGGCGCGTGCATTTCCATCGCTTCATGCTCGACGTGCATGCGCACTTGCGCGCGCTTGGCGAGGTGCGCGATCCGCTGCCGCGTGTCGCCGCCGGCATTGCCGCGCGCGCGCGGGCGCTGTGCCTCGACGAGTTCATGGTCACCGACATCGGCGACGCGATGATCCTGGATGGCCTGCTGCGCGCCTTGTTCGAACGCGGCGTCGTGCTGGTGGCGACTTCCAATACGCCGCCGCGGGACCTCTACAGGAATGGCTTGCAGCGCGAGCGTTTCCTGCCCGCGATCGCGTCGATCGAGCAGCATTGCGAGGTGCTGGAACTGGCCTCGCCGCACGACTGGCGCCTGCGCGCGCTGACCCGCGCGCCGGTGTACCTGACCCCGGACGACGCACGCGCCGAAGCGGCGCTGGCGCGGCTGTTCAACGAACTGGCGCAGCAGGGAGTGGTGCAGGACGACGTCGAGCTGAAGATCAACGATCGCGCCTTCCGTGCGCATCGCGTGTGCGCGCAGGCCGCGTGGTTCGATTTCGCGGCGCTGTGCGATGGCCCCGTCGGTTCGGCCGATTACATCGAGCTGGCGCGCACCTATCCCGCAATCCTGATCTCGCGCCTGCCCCAGTTCACCCCGTTCAACGAGGATGCCGCGCAGCGTTTCGTGCGCCTGATCGACGAGCTGTACGACCGTCGCGTGAAACTGGCGATGACCGCGCAGGCGCCGGCGGTGGAGTTGTACGACGGCAAGCGCCTGCGCGCGGAGTTTGCGCGCACCGAAAGCCGGCTGATCGAGATGCAGAGCCACGAGTACCTGGCCGAGGCGCATCGCCAGGATGGCGGACCTCCTGCAACGTCGGGATAA
- a CDS encoding Efflux transport system, outer membrane factor (OMF) lipoprotein: MTYPMNPLKSATRRAALTVAIFTLAGCAVGPNFREPAAPAVDRYTAAPLPSSTMSANTAGGDAQRFLAGENVPQRWWTTFGNAELDRRVQQAFAHSPSINAAEAALRQAEETAKAARGSLFPSLDANVGATRAKESGIQSGTGKALGPYTVYNAGVSVGYVFDIFGGVRRGIEAQQAQADVSRAQLDATYLTLAANVVTASLQEASLREQVAATHQIVDSLKQELDIAQKQQAIGAKSLSDTLAVRSQLAATEATLPPLEKQLSATQNQLATYLGVTPAQLKLQPVTLADVTLPADIPVSLPSTVVAQRPDIRAASAQLHAATAAVGVATADMLPRLSLNGSLTSEALTTSGLFAAGSGGWSIGLGLLQPLFHGGQLLHQKRAAEAGMDAALADWQQTVLVAFQNVADSLQALDYDAQSLRAQSISERDAAKLLSLTRAQYRVGAVDYLTLLSAERQYQQARIAEIAARAARLADTAALYAALGGGWQGSAQLSEAQHASKH; encoded by the coding sequence ATGACGTACCCCATGAATCCATTGAAGTCCGCGACCCGGCGGGCCGCGTTGACGGTGGCGATTTTCACGCTCGCCGGCTGCGCGGTCGGACCGAATTTCCGCGAGCCGGCCGCGCCCGCCGTCGATCGCTACACCGCGGCGCCGCTGCCATCGTCCACGATGTCTGCCAACACCGCGGGCGGCGACGCGCAGCGCTTCCTCGCCGGCGAAAACGTGCCGCAACGCTGGTGGACCACGTTCGGCAACGCCGAACTGGATCGCCGCGTGCAGCAGGCATTCGCGCACAGTCCGTCGATCAATGCGGCCGAAGCCGCGCTGCGCCAGGCCGAGGAAACCGCGAAGGCCGCGCGCGGCAGCCTGTTCCCGTCGCTGGATGCGAACGTGGGCGCGACGCGCGCCAAGGAATCCGGCATCCAGAGCGGCACCGGCAAGGCGCTCGGGCCGTACACCGTCTATAACGCGGGCGTCAGCGTCGGCTATGTGTTTGACATCTTCGGCGGCGTGCGCCGCGGCATCGAGGCGCAGCAGGCACAGGCCGATGTCAGCCGCGCGCAGCTCGACGCGACCTACCTGACGCTGGCCGCGAACGTCGTCACCGCTTCGTTGCAGGAAGCGTCCTTGCGCGAACAGGTCGCCGCGACGCACCAGATCGTCGATTCGCTGAAGCAGGAACTCGACATCGCGCAGAAGCAGCAGGCGATCGGCGCGAAGTCGCTGTCCGACACGCTGGCGGTGCGCTCGCAACTGGCCGCAACCGAAGCCACGCTGCCGCCGCTGGAGAAGCAGCTCTCGGCCACGCAGAACCAGCTCGCGACGTATCTCGGCGTCACGCCTGCGCAACTGAAACTGCAGCCGGTGACGCTGGCCGACGTCACGCTGCCCGCCGACATTCCGGTCAGCCTGCCGTCCACCGTAGTCGCGCAGCGCCCCGACATCCGCGCGGCGTCGGCGCAACTGCACGCGGCCACCGCCGCGGTCGGCGTCGCCACCGCCGACATGCTGCCCAGGCTCAGCTTGAACGGCAGCCTCACCAGCGAAGCGCTCACCACGTCCGGCCTGTTCGCCGCCGGCAGCGGCGGCTGGTCGATCGGACTGGGACTGCTGCAGCCGCTGTTCCACGGCGGCCAGTTGCTGCACCAGAAGCGTGCGGCCGAAGCGGGCATGGACGCGGCGCTGGCCGACTGGCAGCAGACCGTGCTGGTCGCGTTCCAGAACGTGGCCGACTCGCTGCAGGCGCTCGATTACGACGCGCAGTCGCTGCGCGCGCAGAGCATCTCCGAGCGCGATGCGGCCAAGTTGCTGTCGCTGACGCGCGCGCAATATCGCGTCGGCGCCGTCGACTACCTGACCCTGCTGTCCGCCGAACGCCAGTACCAGCAGGCCCGCATCGCCGAAATCGCCGCGCGCGCCGCGCGCCTCGCCGACACCGCCGCGCTGTATGCCGCGCTCGGCGGCGGCTGGCAAGGCTCCGCGCAACTCTCCGAAGCTCAACACGCATCGAAGCACTGA
- a CDS encoding Alpha/beta hydrolase encodes MMPFMSEPLPPAPTGFPDAPATFALPGPAGTLEVATAVPEPDQAREGTVVICHPNPQQGGTMRNKVVTMLERSLRESGLATVRFNFRGIGASTGSYDRGDGESGDLVAVAQWVRKVRPDDALWLAGFSFGSYIALRCARSLGADALITVAPPVGRYEFGEMAMPGCPWLVVQGEEDEVVDPQGVFDWVETLDPMPTVIRMPETGHFFHRKLMDLRGAIKNAVRAWLPPPKTAA; translated from the coding sequence ATGATGCCCTTTATGAGTGAACCCCTGCCGCCGGCCCCCACCGGCTTTCCCGACGCGCCCGCGACCTTCGCGCTGCCCGGTCCCGCCGGCACGCTGGAAGTGGCGACCGCGGTGCCGGAGCCGGACCAGGCCCGTGAGGGCACGGTGGTGATCTGCCACCCGAATCCGCAGCAGGGCGGCACCATGCGCAACAAGGTGGTCACCATGCTGGAGCGCTCCCTGCGCGAATCCGGCCTTGCCACCGTGCGCTTCAATTTCCGCGGCATCGGGGCGTCCACCGGCAGTTACGACCGCGGCGACGGCGAGAGCGGCGATCTGGTCGCGGTTGCGCAATGGGTGCGCAAGGTGCGCCCGGACGACGCCTTGTGGCTGGCGGGATTCTCGTTCGGCAGCTACATCGCGCTGCGCTGCGCGCGTTCGCTGGGCGCGGATGCGCTGATCACCGTCGCGCCGCCCGTTGGCCGCTACGAGTTCGGGGAGATGGCGATGCCCGGCTGCCCCTGGCTGGTGGTGCAGGGCGAGGAAGACGAAGTGGTCGATCCGCAGGGCGTGTTCGACTGGGTCGAAACCCTGGATCCGATGCCGACCGTGATCCGGATGCCCGAGACCGGGCATTTCTTCCATCGCAAGCTGATGGACCTGCGCGGCGCGATCAAGAACGCGGTGCGCGCGTGGCTCCCGCCGCCCAAGACAGCCGCTTGA
- a CDS encoding Oxidoreductase, GMC family — protein MDFDYIIIGAGSAGCVLAARLSADPARRVLVLEAGPRDWHPFIHMPAGLARLARNRRINWDYSTEPQPQLGNRVIWWPRGKVLGGSSSINAMCYIRGTPADYDGWTERTGDSRWAWNNVLPYFKRAERNSRGADAWHGGDGPLDVSDLRHVNPLTHAFVEAGTQMGLARNDDFNGSTQVGVGLYQVTQRDGVRCSAAVAYLDPVKARRNLRVVTGALTTRITFDRTSRGRPRANGVECTIRGRSVHFGAREVIVCGGTINSPQLLMLSGIGDTDALRRLGIDATQHLPGVGTNLQDHLDVCTLQHETQRTSYDRASEVKTAFDYYLRGHRGPGTSNIAEGGAFLRSRLATDDRADIQLHFIPAMIDDHGRRRLPGDGYTLHACFLRPRSRGRITLASNRAADKPRIEANYLGDEEGFDLKMLIECAKVSLDLLARPAFDRYRGAPIHPARVPASDAEWSEFVRTRAETVYHPVGTCRMGRDDGAVVDPELRVHGVDGLRVVDASVMPVLPSGNTNAPTIMLAELASDLILGRPARSDQPA, from the coding sequence ATGGATTTCGACTACATCATCATCGGTGCAGGTTCGGCCGGCTGCGTGCTGGCGGCGCGTCTTTCCGCCGATCCGGCGCGGCGTGTGCTGGTGCTCGAGGCGGGACCGCGCGACTGGCACCCCTTCATCCACATGCCGGCCGGCCTGGCGCGGCTCGCGCGCAATCGCCGCATCAACTGGGACTACTCCACTGAACCCCAACCGCAGCTCGGCAACCGCGTGATCTGGTGGCCGCGCGGCAAGGTACTGGGCGGTTCGAGTTCGATCAACGCGATGTGCTACATCCGCGGCACCCCCGCCGACTACGACGGCTGGACCGAGCGGACCGGCGATTCGCGCTGGGCGTGGAACAACGTGCTGCCGTACTTCAAGCGCGCGGAACGCAACAGCCGCGGCGCCGACGCGTGGCACGGCGGCGACGGCCCGCTCGACGTATCCGACCTGCGCCACGTCAATCCGTTGACGCATGCGTTCGTCGAAGCCGGCACGCAGATGGGCCTCGCCCGCAACGACGATTTCAACGGCAGCACGCAGGTGGGCGTGGGGTTGTACCAGGTCACGCAACGCGACGGCGTGCGCTGTTCGGCGGCCGTCGCCTACCTCGACCCGGTGAAGGCGAGGCGCAACCTGCGCGTCGTCACGGGCGCGCTGACAACGCGCATCACGTTCGACCGGACTTCGCGCGGCCGTCCTCGCGCCAATGGCGTCGAATGCACCATCCGGGGCCGGTCTGTCCACTTCGGCGCGCGCGAAGTCATCGTCTGCGGCGGCACGATCAATTCGCCGCAGTTGCTGATGCTGTCCGGGATCGGCGATACCGATGCGCTGCGCCGGCTCGGCATCGACGCGACGCAGCACCTGCCCGGCGTCGGCACGAACCTGCAGGACCATCTCGACGTGTGCACGCTGCAACACGAAACGCAGCGCACCAGCTACGACCGCGCCAGCGAAGTGAAGACCGCGTTCGACTATTACCTGCGCGGCCATCGCGGCCCCGGCACCAGCAACATCGCCGAGGGCGGCGCGTTCCTGCGTTCCCGCCTGGCGACGGACGACCGGGCCGACATCCAGTTGCACTTCATCCCGGCGATGATCGACGACCACGGGCGCCGCCGCCTGCCGGGCGACGGCTACACGCTGCACGCGTGCTTCCTGCGCCCGCGCAGCCGCGGCCGGATCACGCTGGCGAGCAACCGCGCCGCCGACAAGCCGCGCATCGAAGCCAATTATCTTGGCGACGAGGAAGGCTTCGACCTCAAGATGCTCATCGAATGCGCGAAGGTTTCGCTGGACCTGCTGGCGCGGCCCGCGTTCGACCGCTATCGCGGCGCGCCGATCCATCCGGCGCGCGTACCGGCGAGCGACGCGGAATGGAGCGAATTCGTGCGCACCCGCGCCGAGACCGTCTATCACCCGGTCGGCACCTGCCGCATGGGCCGCGACGATGGCGCGGTGGTCGATCCGGAACTGCGCGTGCACGGCGTCGACGGCCTGCGCGTGGTGGACGCTTCGGTGATGCCGGTGCTGCCGTCGGGCAACACCAACGCGCCGACCATCATGCTCGCGGAACTGGCGTCTGACCTGATCCTTGGGCGACCGGCCCGGAGCGATCAGCCTGCCTGA